A genomic window from Gossypium hirsutum isolate 1008001.06 chromosome D12, Gossypium_hirsutum_v2.1, whole genome shotgun sequence includes:
- the LOC121224253 gene encoding protein-L-isoaspartate O-methyltransferase 1, with the protein MMNLSSTMKAYGCRYCVSPLKQLLHTTNHHLRFRPRSPPLFSSSFNNLKLPNFNLLLTYNSLFFTTEHLWGRSGMNTNKKMVEHLQQYGVISSEKVARVMETIDRALFVPDRTPAYADCPQEIGYNATISAPHMHATCLQLLEEKLQPGMHALDVGSGTGYLTACFAMMVGPQGRAIGVEHIPELVASSINNIEKSAAAPLLKKGSLSMHVGDGREGWPECAPYDAIHVGAAAPEMPQALLDQLKPGGRMVIPVGNIFQDLKVVDKNPDGSISIRSESSVRYVPLTSRDAQLQS; encoded by the exons atgatgaaTCTATCATCCACAATGAAGGCATATGGATGCCGCTATTGCGTGTCACCATTAAAGCAACTCTTACACACCACTAATCACCATCTCCGTTTTCGACCACGCTCTCCTCCCTTATTCTCTTCTTCATTTAACAATCTTAAGCTCCCTAACTTTAATCTTCTTCTCACTTATAACTCTCTCTTCTTCACCACGGAG CACTTGTGGGGTCGAAGTGGGATGAACACTAACAAGAAAATGGTGGAGCATTTGCAGCAGTATGGGGTGATTTCATCCGAGAAAGTTGCTCGAGTAATGGAGACTATCGATAGGGCGTTATTTGTACCAGATAGGACCCCAGCTTATGCTGACTGTCCGCAGGAAATTGGTTACAATGCTACCATTTCTGCACCTCATATGCATGCTACCTGCCTTCAATTATTGGAGGAAAAATTGCAGCCTGGCATGCATGCTTTAGATGTTGGCTCAG GAACTGGCTACTTGACTGCTTGCTTTGCAATGATGGTTGGACCACAGGGCCGAGCCATCGGTGTTGAACACATTCCCGAACTGGTTGCTTCTTCCATAAACAATATTGAAAAATCTGCGGCGGCTCCATTGTTGAAAAAAGGCTCTCTTTCGATGCATGTCGGCG ATGGAAGGGAAGGTTGGCCAGAATGTGCACCCTATGATGCTATACATGTCGGGGCAGCAGCACCGGAAATGCCTCAGGCACTCCTCGATCAATTAAAGCCCGGTGGCAGGATGGTGATTCCTGTAGGAAATATATTCCAAGATTTGAAAGTAGTTGACAAAAATCCGGATGGCTCGATTAGCATCCGAAGCGAGAGTTCTGTCCGGTATGTTCCTTTGACGAGTCGTGATGCTCAGTTGCAGAGTTAA
- the LOC121224254 gene encoding leucine-rich repeat receptor-like serine/threonine/tyrosine-protein kinase SOBIR1, whose protein sequence is MTKGTMWPSKNILKAKAQSTLTMNIPHGYELIKHIKILVLFNYELIKYPKLPSHPSATTMAFSPAKRHPHPHLLFFTLLSLFLISHARLTLHHSDLKALSTIVKNLGINAQPFPSTNPCTAAGVFCERRLTHNETYVLKITRLVFKSKGLDGFLSPEIGKLTELKELTVSHNNIVYQIPAQIVDCKKLEVLDLKNNMFDGEIPSNLSSLIRLRVLDLSFNKFTGDLSFLKHFPNLESLSLANNQFSGKIPPSIRSFRNLRFFDFSGNSFLEGSAPLMSKADEAAVSRYPKRYVFAETRNSTSNNGGPASAPSPYGSSEAPAPSPVPSPKHKHKKSIRKLMGWILGFLAGGTAGSLSGFVFSVMFKLVIETVRGRGSDSGPSIFSPLIKKAEDLAFLEKDDGLDSLEIIGKGGCGEVYKAELPGSDGKMIAIKKIIQPPKDATELTDEDSKLLNKKMRQIRSEITTVGHIRHRNLLSLLAHVSRPDCHYLVYEYMKNGSLQDLLQQVSDGTRELDWPARHKIAAGIAAGLEYLHMHHSPRIIHRDLKPGNILLDDDMEARIADFGLAKAMPDANTHVTTSNVAGTVGYIAPEYHQTLKFTDKCDIYSFGVILGVLVMGKLPSDEFFQFTDEMSLVKWMRNIMVSDNAIQAIDPKLQGKGHDEQIVLVLKIAYFCTLDDPKERPSSKDVRCMLSQIKSEGQANN, encoded by the coding sequence ATGACAAAAGGCACTATGTGGCCAtcaaaaaacatattaaaagcaAAGGCCCAGTCAACACTAACCATGAATATTCCACACGGTTATGAGcttataaaacatatcaaaatattagTTCTATTTAATTATGAACTAATTAAATATCCAAAGCTTCCTTCACATCCCTCCGCCACAACAATGGCATTCTCTCCCGCCAAACGCCACCCCCACCCCCACCTCCTCTTCTTCACTCTCCTCTCTCTCTTCCTCATCTCCCATGCAAGGCTAACTCTCCACCATTCAGACTTGAAAGCTCTTTCCACCATTGTTAAAAACCTTGGCATCAACGCTCAACCATTCCCTTCCACTAATCCTTGTACCGCGGCCGGAGTTTTCTGTGAGCGAAGGCTCACCCACAACGAAACTTACGTTCTTAAAATCACCAGGCTTGTGTTCAAATCCAAAGGGTTGGATGGGTTTCTGTCGCCTGAAATCGGGAAGCTTACTGAGCTCAAAGAGCTAACTGTTTCTCACAACAATATTGTTTATCAAATCCCCGCCCAAATCGTTGACTGTAAAAAACTTGAAGTTCTTGACCTCAAAAACAATATGTTTGATGGTGAGATACCATCGAATTTGTCTTCTTTGATCCGTCTTCGAGTTCTCGATCTGTCCTTCAATAAGTTTACTGGCGACTTGAGTTTCCTGAAGCATTTTCCCAACCTGGAAAGCCTTTCCCTTGCAAACAATCAATTTTCCGGGAAAATCCCACCATCTATACGTTCATTTCGAAACCTTCGATTCTTCGACTTCTCCGGGAACAGTTTCCTTGAAGGTTCAGCTCCATTGATGAGCAAAGCTGACGAAGCAGCAGTGTCCAGGTACCCCAAACGGTACGTTTTCGCCGAGACTAGGAACTCAACAAGCAATAATGGAGGTCCAGCTTCAGCTCCATCACCATACGGAAGCAGTGAAGCTCCCGCCCCCAGTCCAGTACCATCACCTAAACACAAACACAAAAAAAGTATCAGGAAACTAATGGGATGGATTTTGGGGTTCCTCGCTGGAGGGACAGCTGGCAGTTTATCTGGGTTTGTCTTCTCAGTGATGTTTAAGCTGGTGATTGAAACTGTTAGAGGAAGAGGTAGCGACTCAGGTCCATCCATATTCAGTCCATTGATAAAGAAAGCTGAAGATTTAGCATTTCTAGAGAAAGATGATGGGTTGGATTCACTAGAGATCATAGGCAAAGGAGGGTGTGGGGAAGTTTACAAGGCTGAATTGCCAGGAAGTGATGGCAAAATGATTGCTATTAAGAAGATTATTCAGCCTCCAAAAGATGCAACTGAATTGACTGATGAAGATAGCAAGCTTCTGAACAAGAAAATGCGCCAAATCCGATCGGAGATCACCACTGTCGGTCATATCCGCCATCGGAATCTTCTTTCTTTGTTGGCTCACGTTTCTCGACCCGACTGTCATTACCTTGTGTACGAGTACATGAAGAATGGAAGCTTACAAGATCTCTTGCAACAAGTTTCAGATGGTACAAGGGAGCTTGATTGGCCCGCTCGCCACAAGATCGCCGCCGGAATTGCGGCAGGGCTGGAATATCTTCACATGCATCATAGTCCCCGGATCATTCACAGAGATCTGAAACCTGGAAACATCCTTCTGGATGATGATATGGAAGCTAGAATTGCGGATTTCGGGCTTGCCAAAGCCATGCCTGATGCTAACACCCATGTAACCACTTCAAATGTGGCCGGAACAGTGGGATATATAGCACCGGAGTATCATCAAACACTCAAGTTCACTGATAAGTGCGATATCTATAGCTTCGGGGTTATACTGGGTGTTCTGGTGATGGGAAAGCTTCCATCCGATGAGTTCTTTCAATTCACTGATGAAATGAGCTTGGTGAAATGGATGAGAAACATCATGGTTTCGGACAACGCCATCCAAGCTATCGATCCTAAACTTCAGGGAAAAGGGCATGATGAACAGATTGTTTTGGTCCTGAAAATCGCCTACTTTTGTACTTTGGATGATCCAAAGGAGAGGCCTAGTAGCAAGGATGTGAGATGCATGTTGTCCCAAATCAAGAGCGAAGGTCAAGCCAATAATTAA
- the LOC107946586 gene encoding probable galactinol--sucrose galactosyltransferase 2, with amino-acid sequence MTITAAPCVNDGCLMVRGKVVLTHVPTNIILSPGISGAAFLGSTSPISTSRHVFTLGILEGYKHLCLYRFKIWWMIPGYGKSGSEIPLETQLLLLEIKEESIVEDDDSSGPPTPTTFYVLFLPVLDGDFRTSLQGTPANELQFCAESGDANVQNSQILEPVFISSGDNPFELIKNSIKILEKHKGTFRHIENKKIPAHLDWFGWCTWDAFYTEVNPQDIKEGLQSFSDGGCSPRYLIIDDGWQDTVNEFYKEGEPLIEGTQFATRLVDIKENSKFKSSESEAGCNKLHEFINMIKGKYGLKYVYVWHALTGYWGGVLPSSETMKKYNPKIVYPIQSPGNIGNLRDIIPDSLEKYGVGIIDPQKIFDFYNDLHSYLSSNGVDGVKVDAQNLIETLGSGFGGRVSLTRRYQQALEQSTSRNFKDNNLICCMSHNSDSIYSWKTSAVARASEDFMPREPTFQTLHIASVAFNSLLLGEIVVPDWDMFHSKHDTAEFHGIARAIGGCAVYVSDKPGNHDFEILRKLVLPDGSVLRAKHAGRPTRDCLFRDPVMDGKSLLKIWNLNKLSGVLGVFNCQGAGSWPLKQRIKDMPSTPLVISGNVSPCDVEFIEDVAGENWNGDFAVYAFNSGSLSRLPMNGNIKVTLATLKCETFTISPIRVLGEGVHFAPIGLLDMYNSGGAVESIDENMKNSSELIKIKVRGRGRFGAYTSLKPGSCMVDMEEEEFIYNSENGLLTLDLTGDCNFRDIEFIY; translated from the exons ATGACGATCACAGCAGCGCCCTGTGTGAATGATGGCTGCCTCATGGTGCGGGGAAAGGTGGTTTTAACTCATGTTCCCACCAACATAATCCTTTCTCCGGGAATTTCAGGGGCAGCTTTTCTGGGTTCAACTTCACCCATTTCCACTTCTCGCCATGTTTTCACTCTTGGGATCCTTGA GGGATACAAGCATCTATGTCTGTATAGATTCAAAATATGGTGGATGATTCCAGGGTATGGGAAATCTGGCAGTGAAATTCCATTGGAGACTCAATTGCTTCTTCtggaaataaaagaagaatcgaTTGTTGAAGATGACGATTCTTCTGGTCCTCCCACACCCACCACTTTCTATGTTCTTTTCTTGCCTGTCTTGGATGGTGATTTCCGAACAAGTTTGCAAGGAACTCCTGCAAATGAGCTCCAATTTTGTGCGGAAAGTG GTGATGCCAATGTCCAGAACTCACAAATATTGGAGCCAGTGTTCATCAGTTCAGGAGATAATCCATTTGAACTCATTAAGAATTCCATAAA GATATTGGAGAAGCACAAGGGCACTTTCAGACATATTGAAAACAAGAAG ATCCCTGCACATTTGGACTGGTTTGGATGGTGCACTTGGGATGCCTTTTATACTGAAGTGAACCCTCAAGACATCAAAGAGGGTCTTCAGAG TTTCTCAGATGGAGGCTGTTCTCCAAGGTACCTAATCATTGATGATGGATGGCAAGATACTGTAAACGAGTTCTATAAAGAAGGAGAACCACTCATTGAAGGGACACA GTTTGCAACTAGATTAGTAGATATCAAAGAAAACAGCAAGTTCAAAAGTTCGGAATCGGAAGCCGGGTGCAACAAGCTCCATGAATTCATCAACATGATCAAAGGAAAATATGGGTTAAA GTATGTATACGTCTGGCATGCTTTAACTGGCTATTGGGGAGGTGTACTTCCATCATCTGAAACAATGAAAAAATACAATCCAAAGATTGTTTATCCAATCCAATCACCTGGTAATATAGGGAACTTGAGAGACATTATCCCGGACAGCTTGGAGAAGTATGGTGTGGGGATCATCGACCCTCAGAAAATCTTTGATTTCTACAATGATCTCCATAGCTATCTCTCCAGCAATGGCGTCGATGGAGTCAAGGTAGATGCCCAGAATTTGATAGAGACCTTAGGTTCTGGCTTCGGTGGACGAGTTTCACTGACTAGACGATATCAACAAGCACTCGAACAATCTACATCAAGAAACTTCAAAGATAATAATCTGATATGTTGTATGAGTCATAATTCAGACTCAATTTATAG TTGGAAAACCAGTGCGGTTGCAAGAGCATCGGAAGATTTCATGCCACGAGAGCCAACATTTCAGACCCTACATATTGCATCTGTTGCTTTTAACAGTCTACTTCTTGGGGAGATTGTGGTGCCAGATTGGGACATGTTCCAT AGCAAACATGACACAGCTGAGTTCCATGGTATCGCAAGGGCAATAGGGGGTTGTGCAGTGTATGTAAG TGACAAGCCAGGCAATCATGATTTTGAGATCCTAAGAAAGCTGGTATTGCCTGATGGATCGGTTCTAAGAGCTAAACATGCTGGCCGTCCCACTCGAGATTGTTTATTCAGAGACCCTGTCATGGATGGAAAAAG TCTTCTGAAGATATGGAACTTGAACAAATTAAGTGGAGTGTTGGGTGTTTTCAACTGCCAAGGAGCAGGAAGTTGGCCATTGAAACAAAGAATTAAAGACATGCCAAGCACACCTTTGGTCATTTCAGGCAACGTTAGTCCCTGTGATGTCGAGTTCATTGAAGATGTTGCAGGGGAAAACTGGAATGGAGATTTTGCAGTATATGCCTTCAATTCAG GATCTCTCTCCAGATTGCCAATGAATGGAAATATTAAAGTGACATTGGCCACTCTTAAATGTGAAACATTTACCATTTCCCCAATCAGA GTATTGGGTGAGGGTGTTCATTTTGCCCCCATAGGATTGCTTGACATGTACAATTCAGGAGGAGCAGTGGAATCCATTGatgaaaacatgaaaaattcTTCAGAgttaatcaaaatcaaagttcGAGGGCGTGGCAGATTTGGAGCTTATACAAGCTTGAAACCAGGGTCTTGTATGGTGGATATGGAAGAAGAGGAATTCATATACAATTCTGAGAACGGATTATTGACACTTGATCTAACAGGTGATTGCAATTTTAGAGATATTGAGTTTATATATTGA